The Triplophysa rosa linkage group LG25, Trosa_1v2, whole genome shotgun sequence genome window below encodes:
- the LOC130548371 gene encoding claudin-1, producing the protein MAVQLLGYILSIVGLCGLIFATFTNEWKVSVHDNKDMVLMDFSEGLWMECSTHVSSPQFMCNSYTSILYQSVKLQVAEAMMIISIGLAGVGVLVAVAGLKCTRCLDGDNRLKNRVALTGGSFFILSGLCALIVTSWFIYEIMTDFYAKESNEQRYVVGRSLIAGFVAALLCLFGGMLLSICSATRMQSSSNVIKHPTSKSPGKDYV; encoded by the exons ATGGCGGTTCAGCTCCTCGGATATATTCTGTCCATCGTTGGATTatgtgggttgatttttgccaCGTTTACGAATGAATGGAAAGTTTCCGTGCACGATAATAAGGATATGGTGTTAATGGACTTCAGCGAAGGCCTGTGGATGGAGTGCAGTACCCATGTCTCTTCCCCTCAGTTCATGTGCAACAGTTACACTTCCATCCTTTATCAGTCAG TTAAGCTTCAGGTGGCAGAAGCAATGATGATCATCAGCATCGGGCTTGCCGGCGTTGGTGTGCTGGTTGCCGTCGCTGGCCTCAAGTGCACAAGATGTCTGGATGGAGACAATCGGTTGAAAAACAGAGTCGCTCTTACGGGGGGGAGTTTTTTCATCCTCAGTG GTCTGTGTGCTTTGATAGTAACTAGTTGGTTTATTTATGAAATTATGACAGATTTCTATGCGAAGGAATCAAATGAGCAAAG gTATGTTGTAGGCAGATCACTGATTGCTGGATTTGTTGCTgctttgctttgtttatttggaGGCATGCTCTTAAGCATCTGCAGCGCAACACGCATGCAATCCAGCAGTAATGTTATTAAACATCCGACATCCAAGAGTCCTGGAAAAGACTATGTTTAA